A genomic segment from Terriglobales bacterium encodes:
- a CDS encoding YbaK/EbsC family protein, with translation MRASRVKEFLDTNHIYYSTIVHPTSYTAQGTAAYAHVSGNEMAKTVMVKLDTQLAMAVLPASCQLDLAAMKRLSGAKSVCLAAETDFEMRFPDCDLGAMPPFGNLYGVPVYVEERLAEDKEISFNAGTHNELARMKYEDFERVVNPIVGRFALRPIRTMA, from the coding sequence ATGCGAGCGAGCAGAGTCAAAGAATTCCTCGACACCAACCATATCTACTACTCAACCATCGTCCACCCAACGTCATACACGGCCCAAGGGACGGCAGCCTACGCACACGTCTCCGGCAATGAAATGGCAAAAACAGTTATGGTGAAGCTGGATACTCAGCTCGCCATGGCGGTGTTGCCGGCTTCGTGCCAACTGGACCTGGCGGCGATGAAACGACTGAGCGGGGCGAAATCAGTCTGCCTGGCGGCGGAAACCGATTTCGAAATGAGGTTTCCCGATTGCGATTTAGGCGCGATGCCACCCTTCGGCAATCTCTACGGCGTGCCGGTATACGTGGAAGAGCGGCTGGCGGAAGATAAGGAAATCTCCTTTAACGCGGGCACTCATAACGAGCTGGCACGCATGAAGTACGAGGATTTCGAGCGCGTGGTGAATCCCATCGTGGGACGATTCGCTCTGCGACCGATTCGTACCATGGCCTGA
- a CDS encoding PilZ domain-containing protein, whose protein sequence is MDVRSLLLTEDQDLTEVFQQALQDLGIGVELYSSASWASEDIRDHKFDALIVDCDVQGAPDFLESIRKSPSNVRSLTFAIVSSDMGLPAAFDRGANLALQKPITLESARSSLRAAYGLIMQERRRYFRCPLDTTVEISPDETTLIRATAMNISEGGMALKSERELQINGLVKARFSLPGVQPEFDLRAIVVWKDAMGRAGLRFESVSTSNREKLCEWLGMRLEALS, encoded by the coding sequence ATGGACGTCCGCTCGTTGTTACTCACCGAAGACCAAGACTTAACCGAAGTGTTCCAACAGGCACTTCAGGATCTGGGCATTGGTGTGGAGCTATATTCGAGCGCTTCCTGGGCGTCCGAGGACATTCGGGACCACAAATTTGACGCACTCATCGTTGATTGCGATGTGCAAGGCGCGCCGGACTTCCTGGAGTCCATCCGCAAATCACCTAGCAACGTGCGGTCGTTAACGTTCGCGATCGTATCGAGCGACATGGGTTTGCCGGCCGCGTTTGACCGTGGCGCTAATTTGGCACTGCAAAAACCGATAACGCTGGAGAGTGCGCGCAGCAGTCTTCGCGCCGCTTACGGCCTCATCATGCAGGAGCGCCGCCGCTATTTTCGCTGCCCGTTGGACACCACGGTCGAGATCAGCCCCGACGAGACGACGCTCATTCGCGCGACTGCCATGAATATCAGCGAAGGCGGGATGGCGCTTAAGTCCGAGCGAGAGCTTCAGATCAACGGGCTGGTGAAGGCTCGCTTTTCGCTTCCAGGGGTGCAACCAGAGTTCGACCTGCGCGCGATTGTTGTCTGGAAAGACGCGATGGGCCGGGCCGGACTCCGCTTTGAGTCCGTTTCTACGTCGAACCGTGAAAAGCTCTGCGAGTGGCTGGGTATGCGGCTGGAAGCGCTTTCCTAA
- a CDS encoding cupin domain-containing protein: protein MEKVNIAQKLSLFSDYYSPKVVGELNDAHVKLVKVKGEFVWHHHDREDEMFFIIKGSLRMKYFDGDNERETVVNEGEFIIVPRGVEHKPVADDEVHIMLLEPKSTLNTGNVKNERTVEELQRI from the coding sequence ATGGAAAAGGTGAATATCGCGCAGAAGCTGTCGCTGTTTTCCGACTATTACTCCCCCAAGGTTGTCGGCGAACTGAATGACGCTCACGTGAAGCTGGTGAAGGTGAAAGGCGAGTTTGTCTGGCACCACCACGACCGTGAAGACGAGATGTTCTTCATCATCAAGGGCTCGCTCCGGATGAAGTACTTTGACGGCGACAACGAGCGCGAAACCGTGGTGAACGAGGGCGAGTTCATCATTGTGCCGCGCGGCGTGGAACACAAACCTGTGGCCGACGACGAAGTTCACATTATGCTGCTGGAGCCGAAGTCGACCCTGAACACGGGCAATGTGAAGAACGAGCGCACGGTGGAAGAGTTACAGAGGATCTAG
- a CDS encoding phosphodiester glycosidase family protein: MRRFLSFALLLFPLSVYTQVAVPAQEHTCVASERTLAADVTYRQLCRSTPQGEPWSIHVLRVKRNSKAHIRAVAARNESGQMVRERPTVLANRETAQGKKVIAVVNGDYDFTTPGNMGVSIGLSVVDGHIWTGANGKWPVIALAKNGEPVIGLPKFDVRVRAGHAKFQLANMNKPLGRPEAGLLLTSEFRSQLTTGIPVQSFVVGRLSVTGPLPIDREIAGRVTSLNDARTDTLVPRDALTVVLPKDTTLAKIRRNDRVKVKITATVEGRPVHHAIGGFPVLVRDGKRSVEGEPGENLRKRHPRTAVCYNQQEVIFTVVDGRQPKLSVGMNLEELADLMVELGCQVAMNTDGGGSSVMAIAGDSNAKSVQIVNSPSDGRERGRGNAFVIEAD; this comes from the coding sequence ATGAGACGATTCCTTTCGTTTGCTCTCCTCCTCTTTCCCTTATCCGTTTACACACAGGTAGCAGTTCCGGCCCAGGAGCACACCTGCGTCGCCTCCGAACGGACGCTCGCGGCGGATGTTACTTATCGGCAACTCTGCCGCTCAACACCACAGGGCGAGCCGTGGTCTATTCACGTGCTGCGAGTGAAGCGCAATTCGAAGGCGCACATTCGGGCCGTTGCCGCCCGGAATGAATCGGGACAGATGGTCCGCGAACGTCCGACGGTGCTCGCAAACCGCGAAACGGCGCAGGGCAAGAAGGTGATTGCCGTAGTCAACGGTGATTACGACTTCACAACCCCAGGCAACATGGGTGTCTCCATCGGCTTGTCGGTTGTAGATGGACATATCTGGACCGGCGCAAATGGGAAGTGGCCGGTTATCGCACTCGCCAAAAACGGAGAGCCGGTAATTGGGCTGCCTAAGTTCGACGTCAGAGTACGGGCAGGTCACGCAAAGTTCCAGCTTGCGAACATGAACAAACCACTGGGCCGCCCGGAAGCAGGGTTGCTGCTGACCAGCGAGTTTCGATCACAACTAACCACCGGAATTCCGGTGCAGTCGTTCGTTGTCGGGCGACTTTCCGTGACAGGACCGCTTCCGATAGATCGCGAGATTGCTGGCCGAGTGACGAGCTTAAACGACGCCAGAACTGACACTCTGGTTCCGAGAGACGCACTCACTGTCGTTCTGCCGAAGGACACAACGTTGGCGAAGATCCGGCGGAACGATCGCGTCAAAGTGAAGATCACGGCGACAGTAGAGGGAAGACCCGTACACCACGCCATTGGCGGATTCCCGGTTCTAGTGCGTGATGGAAAAAGGTCAGTCGAAGGTGAGCCCGGGGAGAATCTCCGGAAGCGGCATCCGCGAACCGCCGTCTGCTACAACCAGCAAGAAGTGATTTTCACCGTAGTGGACGGACGCCAGCCGAAGCTGAGCGTCGGCATGAACCTGGAAGAACTCGCCGACCTGATGGTGGAACTCGGTTGCCAGGTCGCCATGAACACCGATGGCGGCGGATCCAGCGTGATGGCGATCGCCGGCGACTCCAATGCAAAATCGGTGCAGATTGTGAATTCCCCATCCGACGGCAGGGAACGCGGACGCGGCAACGCGTTCGTAATTGAAGCTGACTAG
- a CDS encoding cyclase family protein, producing the protein MLDAPWEQGLFHIERLRRVSRYEASKPHGLNGRSYTGHVMLCREAHGGVSIAGKRQKGAPFGRKVSTVPRERDTLDGRLMIIDLSHRLEDGMPAYPGLPTPRFKKFMSHDQPAQQTQYAEGTSFEIAQYEFGGNTGTYVDAPFHRHRTGDDFGRLPLSKLVNLPGVLVRTNGDGPIGAEYFRNIDVDAKAVLIRTDWSKRWGKDYFKSGPYVTADACDVLVQGGATLVGIDCANIDNMQDPARPAHTILLAAGIPIVEHLRSLDKLCSKNFRFFAAPPAIAGGTSFPVRAFAICE; encoded by the coding sequence ATGCTGGACGCTCCTTGGGAACAAGGCCTGTTCCACATTGAGCGGCTCCGGCGGGTGAGCCGTTACGAGGCAAGCAAACCACACGGCCTGAATGGACGCAGTTACACGGGTCACGTGATGTTGTGCCGAGAGGCGCACGGAGGAGTGAGCATCGCGGGCAAAAGACAGAAGGGGGCGCCATTCGGACGAAAAGTCTCTACAGTTCCGCGAGAACGCGATACTCTGGATGGCAGGCTCATGATAATCGATCTGTCCCACCGGCTTGAAGACGGAATGCCAGCGTATCCCGGCCTGCCAACGCCGAGATTCAAGAAGTTCATGTCGCACGACCAACCTGCCCAGCAAACTCAATATGCTGAGGGCACCAGCTTCGAAATTGCCCAGTACGAGTTCGGCGGCAACACTGGCACCTATGTTGACGCGCCTTTTCACCGGCATCGCACGGGAGATGACTTCGGGCGTTTGCCACTGAGCAAACTGGTGAACCTCCCCGGAGTGCTTGTGCGCACGAACGGCGACGGCCCGATTGGGGCTGAGTACTTCCGCAACATCGACGTGGACGCCAAGGCCGTTCTGATTCGAACTGACTGGTCAAAGCGGTGGGGGAAGGACTACTTCAAGTCCGGGCCGTACGTTACGGCTGATGCCTGCGATGTTCTGGTGCAAGGTGGTGCGACGCTGGTGGGCATCGATTGCGCGAATATCGACAACATGCAGGATCCCGCGCGTCCGGCCCACACTATCCTGTTGGCCGCCGGCATTCCGATCGTGGAGCACCTGCGCTCGCTCGACAAGCTTTGCAGCAAAAACTTCCGGTTCTTTGCTGCTCCTCCGGCCATTGCCGGTGGAACATCGTTTCCCGTGCGGGCTTTCGCGATTTGCGAGTGA
- a CDS encoding MogA/MoaB family molybdenum cofactor biosynthesis protein gives MRTAIVITVSDSAFAGDREDLSGPAVADRLDAAGFHIQGSAIVPDERAQIKDAILDAVPRANLVVTSGGTGIAHRDITPEVTREVCEKLIEGVSEQMRAQGLKHTPLAALSRGLCGTRGNTLILNLPGSPKGAVESLEAVLDLLPHMIDLLQGKTGHGEASAAKR, from the coding sequence ATGCGCACAGCGATTGTAATCACGGTGAGCGACTCGGCGTTTGCCGGTGATCGCGAAGACCTTTCCGGTCCGGCGGTTGCAGACCGGCTCGACGCTGCCGGCTTTCACATCCAGGGGAGCGCAATTGTTCCGGATGAGCGGGCGCAGATCAAGGACGCCATTCTCGACGCAGTGCCCCGCGCCAACCTGGTTGTGACCAGCGGCGGAACCGGCATCGCACATCGGGACATCACGCCGGAGGTTACGCGGGAGGTCTGCGAGAAACTCATTGAAGGTGTTTCCGAGCAGATGCGGGCGCAGGGGCTGAAGCATACCCCGCTCGCTGCGTTGAGCCGCGGTCTGTGCGGCACCCGTGGTAACACGCTGATCCTGAATTTGCCCGGCAGTCCGAAGGGCGCGGTCGAGTCGCTTGAAGCGGTGCTCGATCTGCTGCCGCACATGATCGACTTGCTCCAGGGCAAGACGGGTCACGGCGAGGCATCGGCTGCAAAACGATGA